One Streptomyces sp. SAI-135 DNA segment encodes these proteins:
- a CDS encoding SsgA family sporulation/cell division regulator, translated as MNRFVHRTAHKTLVVQLQAGGTGRCPVLAHLGYDATDPFAVTAVFSHDGRVLARWRLDREMLAEGLSGPVGVGDVRFSPVSTGVWEELRMEFFGDARSDGGRQHAVVFAWAPALASFLRETREIVPPGQEEVRVDDFLASVIAGG; from the coding sequence GTGAACCGCTTCGTCCACAGGACCGCGCACAAGACCCTCGTCGTGCAGCTGCAAGCGGGCGGTACGGGCCGGTGCCCCGTGCTCGCCCACCTGGGGTACGACGCCACGGACCCGTTCGCCGTCACCGCGGTGTTCAGCCATGACGGCCGGGTGCTGGCGCGGTGGCGGCTGGACCGGGAGATGCTCGCCGAGGGTCTGAGCGGTCCGGTCGGCGTCGGGGACGTGCGGTTCAGCCCGGTCTCGACCGGGGTCTGGGAGGAACTGCGCATGGAGTTCTTCGGTGACGCCCGCTCCGACGGGGGCCGCCAGCACGCCGTGGTCTTCGCGTGGGCCCCGGCGCTGGCGTCCTTCCTGCGCGAGACCCGCGAGATCGTGCCGCCGGGCCAGGAGGAGGTCAGAGTGGACGACTTCCTGGCCTCGGTCATCGCGGGCGGCTGA
- a CDS encoding DUF2238 domain-containing protein — translation MTAVRRPLPVLLAWAVVAALALSAWGPRDRTTWFLETVWVMVGLPLIVLTWRRFPLTDLLCCLLAVHALVLIVGGHYTYAQVPLGDWVRDTFGLDRNPYDRLGHLMQGFVPAVLVRELLVRTSPLRGSRWSAPLTVCACLAFSAVFEMLEWAAAVTGGQAADAYLATQGDVWDTQWDMFCALIGATVSVLVLGRPHDRQLEGLRVTPSCSGAGSTGARRTSTSGTRPLLP, via the coding sequence ATGACCGCTGTGCGCCGGCCCCTGCCGGTCCTGCTCGCCTGGGCCGTGGTCGCCGCGCTGGCCCTGTCCGCGTGGGGGCCGCGCGACCGCACCACCTGGTTCCTGGAGACCGTGTGGGTCATGGTCGGACTGCCCCTGATCGTGCTGACGTGGCGCCGTTTCCCGCTGACCGACCTGCTGTGCTGTCTGCTGGCGGTCCACGCGCTGGTGCTGATCGTGGGCGGTCACTACACCTACGCGCAGGTCCCGCTCGGCGACTGGGTCCGCGACACCTTCGGGCTCGACCGCAATCCGTACGACCGTCTCGGCCACCTGATGCAGGGCTTCGTGCCGGCGGTCCTCGTACGCGAGCTCCTCGTCCGTACGTCCCCGCTGCGGGGCAGTCGCTGGTCGGCACCGCTGACGGTGTGCGCGTGCCTGGCCTTCAGTGCCGTCTTCGAGATGCTGGAGTGGGCGGCCGCGGTGACCGGCGGTCAGGCGGCGGACGCCTACCTGGCCACGCAGGGCGATGTGTGGGACACCCAGTGGGACATGTTCTGCGCGCTGATCGGCGCCACGGTGTCCGTGCTCGTGCTGGGCCGCCCGCACGACCGGCAACTGGAGGGCCTGCGCGTCACTCCGTCGTGTAGCGGCGCCGGGTCCACAGGGGCACGCCGAACCAGCACGTCAGGTACCAGGCCACTACTCCCGTGA
- a CDS encoding DUF6328 family protein: protein MVDTVRRTGRDETEEERADRMWGELIQEIRVAQTGVQILFGFLLTVVFTPRYTQLTDTDQVIYIVTVVLGSCATGALIGPVSLHRLVSGRRIKPQAVRIASRLTFVGLVLLLTTMTCALLLILRVATHDDWVPWLVTGVVAWYLTCWFGVPLWTRRRYTTE from the coding sequence ATGGTCGACACGGTGAGACGGACAGGCCGCGACGAGACCGAGGAAGAGCGCGCGGACCGCATGTGGGGCGAACTCATCCAGGAGATACGGGTCGCGCAGACGGGTGTGCAGATTCTGTTCGGCTTCCTGCTCACCGTGGTGTTCACCCCGCGGTACACCCAGCTGACCGACACCGACCAGGTCATCTACATCGTGACGGTCGTCCTCGGCTCCTGCGCCACCGGTGCCCTGATCGGACCGGTCTCCCTGCACCGCCTGGTCTCGGGGCGGCGCATCAAGCCCCAGGCCGTGCGGATCGCCTCCCGGCTGACCTTCGTCGGGCTGGTCCTGCTGCTGACGACGATGACCTGCGCCCTGCTGCTGATCCTGCGGGTCGCGACCCACGACGACTGGGTGCCCTGGCTGGTCACGGGAGTAGTGGCCTGGTACCTGACGTGCTGGTTCGGCGTGCCCCTGTGGACCCGGCGCCGCTACACGACGGAGTGA
- a CDS encoding aldo/keto reductase, giving the protein MDERTFGRSQQHASVVGLGTWQLGADWGDVDDKEALAVLEAAAESGVTFFDTADVYGDGRSEQTIATFLSSRPDLHVLVATKMGRRVDQIPENYVLDNFRAWNDRSRRNLGVDRIDLVQLHCPPTPVYSTDEVFDALDTLVEEERIAHYGVSVETCEEALTAIARPGVASVQIILNAFRMKPLREVLPAAQEAGVGIIARVPLASGLLSGKYTRDTVFPENDHRAYNRHGEAFDVGETFSGVDYATGVEAAAEFTALAPEGYTPAQLALRWIIEQPGVTTVIPGARNPEQARANAAAAKLPPLSEDTLAAVRDLYDRRIKDQVENRW; this is encoded by the coding sequence ATGGACGAGCGCACATTCGGCAGGTCGCAGCAGCACGCATCCGTCGTCGGACTCGGCACCTGGCAGCTGGGGGCCGACTGGGGGGACGTCGACGACAAGGAAGCCCTCGCGGTGCTGGAGGCGGCCGCCGAGTCGGGGGTCACCTTCTTCGACACGGCGGACGTGTACGGCGACGGACGCAGCGAGCAGACCATCGCCACCTTCCTCAGCAGCCGGCCCGACCTGCATGTGCTGGTCGCGACGAAGATGGGCCGCCGCGTCGACCAGATCCCCGAGAACTACGTCCTCGACAACTTCCGCGCCTGGAACGACCGTTCCCGCCGCAACCTCGGCGTCGACCGCATCGACCTGGTCCAGCTGCACTGCCCGCCGACGCCCGTGTACTCCACCGACGAGGTCTTCGACGCCCTCGACACCCTGGTCGAGGAGGAGCGCATCGCCCACTACGGCGTCAGCGTCGAGACCTGTGAGGAGGCGCTGACCGCGATCGCCCGGCCGGGTGTGGCGAGCGTGCAGATCATCCTCAACGCCTTCCGCATGAAGCCGCTGCGCGAGGTGCTGCCCGCCGCCCAGGAGGCCGGCGTCGGCATCATCGCCCGCGTCCCGCTGGCCTCGGGCCTGCTGTCCGGCAAGTACACCAGGGACACGGTCTTCCCGGAGAACGACCACCGCGCCTACAACCGGCACGGCGAGGCCTTCGACGTCGGCGAGACCTTCTCCGGCGTCGACTACGCCACCGGTGTCGAGGCCGCCGCCGAGTTCACCGCTCTCGCGCCCGAGGGCTACACCCCGGCCCAGCTCGCGCTGCGCTGGATCATCGAGCAGCCCGGCGTCACCACCGTGATCCCCGGCGCCCGCAACCCCGAGCAGGCCCGCGCCAACGCGGCCGCCGCCAAGCTGCCGCCGCTGTCCGAGGACACCCTCGCGGCCGTCCGCGACCTCTACGACCGTCGCATCAAGGACCAGGTCGAGAACCGCTGGTGA
- a CDS encoding cholesterol oxidase substrate-binding domain-containing protein, with amino-acid sequence MSAAALTAVPILLPADPAAAAAELPDFPAGVALRRSAYRNWVGEITADGLWACSPTGPDQVVEVVNWAWRHGWRVRARGSSHGWSPLTVTEGTTSDAPVLLVDTASHLTGLSLDSASAVRAGTGVTLEELLTYLEEHGLGVTAAPAPGDLTLGGALAIDAHGTAVPAAGEQRQPGQTYGSLSNRILSLTAVVWDEESGAYALRTFSRAEADSAALLTHLGRTFVTEVVLRVGANSNLRCVSRVDIPAAELFAAPGGDGRTFASFLENAGRVEAIWFAYTEFPWLKVWSVAPTRPLTSRRVTSPYNYPFSDNVPTVVADLAGRMVSDAAWYLAPVLGNAQLDVAAVGLTATLSADIWGPSKNTLLYIRPTTLRVTANGYAVLTGRDQVQRVVSEFTDFYRERLAAYTARGKFPVNGTVEIRVTGLDDPAEAELDGARAPLLSALREDRARPEWDTAVWLDILTLPGTPYAEAFLREIEQFLFEGWEGTRVEWSKGWAYTDDDVWADEEVLGTTIPGSFGEAVWGQAAGVLDRLDPHGVFGNAFLDRLFR; translated from the coding sequence ATGAGCGCCGCCGCCCTCACTGCCGTACCGATCCTGCTGCCGGCCGATCCCGCGGCCGCGGCCGCGGAACTGCCCGACTTCCCGGCGGGCGTGGCCCTGCGGCGTTCGGCGTACCGGAACTGGGTCGGCGAGATCACCGCCGACGGGCTGTGGGCCTGTTCGCCGACCGGCCCCGACCAGGTGGTCGAGGTCGTCAACTGGGCCTGGCGGCACGGCTGGCGGGTCCGCGCGCGGGGTTCCTCGCACGGCTGGTCACCCCTCACCGTGACCGAGGGCACCACCTCGGACGCGCCCGTCCTCCTCGTCGACACCGCCTCCCACCTCACCGGTCTGTCACTGGACTCCGCCTCCGCCGTGCGGGCCGGCACCGGTGTCACGCTGGAGGAACTGCTCACCTATCTGGAGGAGCACGGACTCGGGGTCACCGCCGCGCCCGCACCCGGCGACCTCACGCTGGGCGGGGCCCTGGCGATCGACGCGCACGGCACCGCCGTACCGGCCGCCGGGGAGCAACGGCAGCCGGGACAGACGTACGGCTCGCTGAGCAATCGCATCCTGTCGCTGACGGCGGTGGTGTGGGACGAGGAGAGCGGGGCGTACGCGCTGCGCACCTTCAGCCGCGCCGAGGCCGACAGCGCCGCCCTGCTCACCCATCTGGGACGGACCTTCGTCACCGAGGTCGTGCTGCGGGTGGGCGCGAACAGCAATCTGCGCTGTGTGAGCCGGGTCGACATCCCGGCCGCGGAGCTCTTCGCCGCGCCCGGCGGCGACGGGCGGACCTTCGCGAGCTTCCTGGAGAATGCCGGACGCGTCGAGGCGATCTGGTTCGCCTACACGGAGTTCCCGTGGCTGAAGGTGTGGAGCGTGGCGCCGACCAGGCCGCTGACCTCGCGGCGCGTGACCTCACCGTACAACTACCCCTTCTCCGACAACGTCCCGACCGTGGTGGCGGACCTGGCCGGGCGAATGGTGTCGGACGCGGCCTGGTACCTGGCTCCGGTGCTCGGGAACGCGCAGCTCGACGTGGCGGCCGTGGGGCTCACGGCGACGCTGTCGGCGGACATCTGGGGGCCGTCCAAGAACACGCTGCTCTACATCAGGCCGACCACGCTGCGGGTGACCGCGAACGGGTACGCGGTCCTGACCGGCCGGGACCAGGTGCAGCGGGTGGTCTCCGAGTTCACGGACTTCTACCGGGAGCGGCTGGCCGCCTACACCGCCCGGGGGAAGTTCCCGGTCAACGGGACGGTGGAGATCAGGGTGACCGGGCTCGACGATCCGGCCGAGGCCGAGCTGGACGGGGCGCGGGCCCCGCTGCTGTCGGCGCTGCGGGAGGACCGGGCGCGTCCCGAGTGGGACACGGCGGTGTGGCTGGACATCCTGACGCTGCCGGGGACGCCGTACGCGGAGGCCTTCCTGCGGGAGATCGAGCAGTTCCTGTTCGAGGGCTGGGAGGGGACGCGTGTCGAGTGGTCCAAGGGCTGGGCCTACACCGACGACGACGTGTGGGCGGACGAGGAGGTGCTGGGGACGACGATTCCCGGGTCGTTCGGCGAGGCGGTGTGGGGGCAGGCGGCGGGCGTGCTGGACCGGCTCGAT